The Anabaena sp. PCC 7108 region GTTGCTTTTCCCAAGTGATATTTATTTACATTTTAGCATTGTTGTTAGGCGTACATCTCAATCTCAATCCTTGGGCTTTTTTACAAGTAGTGATCATCATATTTTTGGGAGCAGGTTGTTTTTGTACTTTTTCACTCATCATTGGCTGTTTAGTAAAATCACGGGAAAGGGTTATGGGAATTGGGCAATTGATGACTATGCCATTGTTTTTTGCCAGTAATGCGATCTATCCTATTTCACTAATGCCCAATTGGTTACAGCTCATTTCCCGATTGAATCCTTTGACTTATCAAGTGGATGCCTTACGCGGTGCAATGCTGGTAAATGGCTCAAGTATTTATGGGTTTGGGTTAGACTGCACAATTCTCTTGCTAACATTAATAATTTTGATCTGGATTTGTGGACGACTTTATCCACGGGTGGTGATGTAATCTGGAGAAAAATAGTTTTATGAGTTTGGATAAACTCTCTGAAGAATGTGCCGCTAGGGTGATGGAAACAGTCCCATTATTGATTCGGTTTATCCGAGCAGAGATGCGGACTCATAGTGCTGACTCTTTATCTATATCTCAGTTGCGATCGCTCTCATTTCTCAATCACAAACCTGGTGCTTCTTTATCTGAGGTAGCAGATCATCTCGGTGTCACCTGTGCCACAGCATCAACAACTATCGAAAGATTAGTCCAACGTCATCTGGTGCAACGCACTGATAACCCTCAAGAACGACGACGAGTAGTCCTGAATTTGACAAAGACAGGAAAACAGTTGTTGGAGCAATCCCAGGAAAAAACTCGTACTGAAATTTCAGAGATTCTAGAGGGTTTGACACCAGAGCAAGTATCACATATCGAATCCGGCTTGACTCTACTAAAAAATGTCTTCGAGCAAACAGAAACCAAATAACCATAACAATCAGGCTGCACAACACGATCCTTTTGCAGCCATACGATTTCGAGATTATCGGCTATTTACCATTGGACGTGTACTCCTCTTTACCGCCGGACAAATGCAAACCGTGGCCTTGGGTTGGGAGCTATATGAACGGACGAATTCAGCGATGGTATTAGGTTTGATAGGTCTGATGCAAGTTTTACCAATGATTGCGCTGACTTTGATAACGGGACACTTTGCTGATAAAAATGACCGGAAAAAGATTACTTTATGCTCAATTTTACTATTAAGCCTTTGTTCAATAGCTTTAGCGGTTATTTCCTATTTTCAAAGTGCAGTCTTTCTAGTTTATGCCTGTTTATTATTAACAGGTGTAGCCAGGGCATTTCTCAAACCTGCCGGTGATGCGCTGATGTGGCAGTTAATACCAACAAGTGCTTTTACCAATGCAGCCACTTGGAATAGTAGTACCTTTCATATAGCGTCGGTAATTGGTCCGGCTTTGGGAGGATTTAGCATAGCTCTTTTTAGGAGTGCGACATGGGTATATATATTGTCAGCCTTGGCGGCACTATTATGTTTTTGTCTCACCGCAGCAATCAAACCCCAAAAAACCAACTTTGTCAAAGAACCAATATCCCTGAAATCCCTGGCTGCGGGTGCTGAGTTTGTTTGGAATAATCAACTAATTCTGGCAGCCATTACCCTAGATTTATTTGCAGTCTTGTTAGGTGGTGCAGTAGCATTATTACCCGTTTTTGCTAAAGATATTCTACACGTGGGGCCTGTGGAATTAGGCTATTTACAAGCGGCTCCATCTATAGGTGCATTGATTATGGGCGGATTGTTGGTATATTTACCACCTATCCGCAAAGCCGGTCCAGCGTTGCTTTGGTCGGTTGTTGGCTTTGGGATTGTGACAATTATTTTTGGATTATCCCGTTGGGTGTGGTTGTCATTATTAATGTTGGCATTAAGTGGGGCATTAGACAGCATTAGCGTAGTCATTCGTCATACCTTGGTACAAATTCGCACTCCTGACCATTTACGAGGTCGAGTTGCGGCTATCAATAGTGTATTTATCAGTGCTTCCAATGAGTTGGGGGGTTTTGAGTCTGGTTTGACTGCGGCTTTATTTGGTCCGGTGTTGTCTGTTGTTGGTGGGGGTATTGGGACGATTTTGGTGGTGGTGGCTACGGCGATGATTTGGCCGGAGATCCGCAAGTTGGGGGCAGTGCATGAGGATTTATAGCAGGTGACTCTTAACAGGTGACAGTCTGAAAACTCTTTTGGTGTCTAGGTTTTATAATCAGTTTGTGTCCTAACTGCCCTGTCTGTTGCTATAAGTACTAGGACAGAATTAATTACACAATGTCATTGCGAATGGAACGCAGTGGAATGACGCAATCGCAAGGGCTGGGATTGCTTCGCTTCGCTCGCAATGACTGTAAATATTTTTGTCCAATTACTTATAATAGTTGAAACCCTAGGACAAGCTACCTTTAACCATTGTAACCCGTGGCGATCGCACACCGTCCTGAGTTTCTTATTAATGCCTTAAATTTAGCTGAATATCTGGCTTTACGTAGGCATGATTTACGTTCCCTACTTCAGAGGTAACTCTTAATGGGCAATTCTTAACAGAAAAAACTCATGTTTAAAAACATGAGATTGAAATAATGACACTGTTTTTTGACTGAGCTTTAAACTCAGAACTAAAGTTTTTTATTTGTTCCCTGTTCCCTGTTCCCTTCTTTTGTAATTCTTTTAACCCACAATCGGAAATACAGCATTAATTAACCGGAATAATTAACCGGAATAATTAATTGCAAATATGACGTTCATCTTCTCTCACATTTGGATTATTCTGAAGATAGTTTTTTATCTTTGCACATCCTCTTCCCAACAAATCATCTAAATCTAAATCCCACACCATTACCCCAGCATTTTTACCACCACTCAC contains the following coding sequences:
- a CDS encoding ABC transporter permease, whose product is MKPQELDVPLKGWAETRYNRPKGIFYAIKELFTKTLVITELEVRKLRHDPSNLVIRAIQPALWLLIFGQVFTRTRAIPTGNIPYLDFITPGILAQSVLFVAIFSGGMALIWERDVGILHKFLAAPIPRAAIVMGKAFAAGIRCFSQVIFIYILALLLGVHLNLNPWAFLQVVIIIFLGAGCFCTFSLIIGCLVKSRERVMGIGQLMTMPLFFASNAIYPISLMPNWLQLISRLNPLTYQVDALRGAMLVNGSSIYGFGLDCTILLLTLIILIWICGRLYPRVVM
- a CDS encoding MarR family winged helix-turn-helix transcriptional regulator, with protein sequence MSLDKLSEECAARVMETVPLLIRFIRAEMRTHSADSLSISQLRSLSFLNHKPGASLSEVADHLGVTCATASTTIERLVQRHLVQRTDNPQERRRVVLNLTKTGKQLLEQSQEKTRTEISEILEGLTPEQVSHIESGLTLLKNVFEQTETK
- a CDS encoding MFS transporter; its protein translation is MSSSKQKPNNHNNQAAQHDPFAAIRFRDYRLFTIGRVLLFTAGQMQTVALGWELYERTNSAMVLGLIGLMQVLPMIALTLITGHFADKNDRKKITLCSILLLSLCSIALAVISYFQSAVFLVYACLLLTGVARAFLKPAGDALMWQLIPTSAFTNAATWNSSTFHIASVIGPALGGFSIALFRSATWVYILSALAALLCFCLTAAIKPQKTNFVKEPISLKSLAAGAEFVWNNQLILAAITLDLFAVLLGGAVALLPVFAKDILHVGPVELGYLQAAPSIGALIMGGLLVYLPPIRKAGPALLWSVVGFGIVTIIFGLSRWVWLSLLMLALSGALDSISVVIRHTLVQIRTPDHLRGRVAAINSVFISASNELGGFESGLTAALFGPVLSVVGGGIGTILVVVATAMIWPEIRKLGAVHEDL